GCGGCCATCGCCGGTGATGGTCGCACCATAGATGCCCGGCACCGAGGCGATCTGCAGGCCGACCGGCTTGACCACGATTTCGCGGTTGCCCAGCACCTGGTCGATCGCCACGGCGGCGCGCAGGTCACCGGCGCGGACCAGCAGCAGCGGCACCTGGTCCTGGCCATCGGCACGGGCGGGCGCCTGCCCGACCAGACTGCCGAGGTCGTACAGCGGATAGTCCTCGCCACTGTAGCGATAGCTGCTGTCGGCGGCTTCGAAACGTTCGCGCGACAGGCGGCCGATACCACTGACCGAGGCCACCGGCACCGCGAACGTGGTTTCGCCGATCTGCACGAACACCGCCTGGGTGACGGCCAGCGTCTGCGGCAGGCGCAGGGTGAAGCGCACGCCCTGGCCACGCACCGACTGGATGTCGACCGAACCACCGAGCTGGCGCACTTCGTTGCGCACCACGTCCATGCCCACGCCGCGGCCGGCCAGCTGGCTGACCTGGTCGGCGGTGGAGAAACCGGAGGCGAAGATCAGGTTGTCCAGTTCCTGCTCGCCCGGCTGTGCATCGGCCGCCAGCAGGCCACGGTCGATGGCGCGGCGACGGATCGCTTCGCGGTCCAGGCCGGCACCGTCGTCGGCCACTTCCAGCACGATTTCCGAGCCTTCGCGGTGCAGGCGGATGGCAATCTCGCCTTCCTCCGGCTTGCCGGCGGCACGGCGCTGTTCCGGCGCTTCCAGGCCATGAGCCACCGAGTTGCGCAGCATGTGTTCCAGCGGCGCGACCATGCGGTCGAGCACATTGCGGTCCAGTTCCCCGTGAGTGCCTTCCAGGGTCAGGTGCACCTGCTTCCCGGTATCCATGCCGGATTGGCGGACCACGCGGCGCAGGCGGGGCACCAGGCCATCGAACGGCACCATGCGCGCGCGCATCAGGCCGTCCTGCAGTTCCGAGCTGACGCGCGACTGCTGCTGCAGCAGGGAGTCGTACTGGCGCGACAGATCGTCCAGCACGCCCTGCAGGCCGCCAAGGTCGGCGGCGGACTCGTTCAGCGCGCGGCTGAGCTGCTGCAGGGTGGAGAAACGGTCCAGCTCCAGCGGGTCGAACTTCTGGTCAGCCTGGTCCTGCTCGCGCTGGTAGCGGGCGACAATCTGCGCTTCGGTTTCCAGGTCGAGGCGGCGCAGCTGGTCGCGCAGTCGCGCATTGGTGCGCTCCAGTTCGCCCATCGCGCCGCGGAATGCGCCGAGCTGCTGTTCCAGGCGCGAGCGGTAGATCGCCACTTCACCGGCATGGTTGACCAGGCGATCCAGCAGGTCGGCGCGCACGCGCACCTGCTCCTGCTGCGGACGGGCGAGCGGGTCTTCTTCGACCGCACCTTCGGCCGGCAACGGCGCCGACAACGGTGCGTCGGCCACGGCGAGCGGCGGCGGCGCGGCGGCCTGCACCGGCGCCACGTCAGCCGCGCCGGTCGCCGCCCTGGCTGCAACCGCGATATCGGTGGCGGTGCGTACCTCGAAGGCCTCCACCAGATCCTGCGCCGGTTCAACCACGCGGTGCGCACCGGTGCGCGTCAGCAGCTGGTGCAGGCGATCGAAACCGCGCTCCAGCAGCTGCACATCGCGGCGTTCGATTTCGGTGCGCCCGGCGGCCACCGCTTCCAGCAGCGATTCGATGCTGTGGCCCAGATCGCCGATGGCGTTGATGCCGGCCATGCGTGCGCCACCCTTCAGGGTATGCAGGTCACGCTGCAGGCCGGCAAGTACTTCGCGATCCTGCGGCGCATCGCGCAGCTCGCTGATCAGGCCATCGCAGTGGTCGAGCAGGTCCTTGCCTTCCTCGACGAAGATGTCGACCAGCTCGCGGTCGTACACGCTGAAGTCGAGCGCATCGGCACCGTCCGCGCTGTCTTCCAGAGCGCCGGCTTCATCGTGGGTCGGCGCGTTGGCGGCGGCTTCGGGCTCGATGGGCGCTGCATCGGCATGCGCCGTGCCCTGCCCCGGTGCGTCTTCGAGTTCGAAGAAGCGCATCGGCTCATTGGAGGCCTGCGGCGCGTCCGCAGCGATCTCCTCATCCACCGTCGCCGGGGACGGCTGGCCAGCGCTCTCTCCTTCGCCGACCGCCGCCTCCCCGCCGACGTCCGCATCCATGGCGAAGGCTTCCGCCTCGCCCGGCGCGAGTTCGCTGGCCTGCAGGCCGAGCACGGGCCATTGCCCGTCGTCGGCCGGGGCCTGCTCTTCGTCGATCACGTGCAGGCCGGCCTCGAGCGCGGCTGCCAGCGTGACCGGTTCTGCAAAGCCCGGCGCAGCCATTTCATCCTGCAGGCTCGACAGCCCGCTGTCGAGTGGCAGTGCAGCAGCGTCGTCGAAGACGTTGCCGTCGGCATCGTCCAGGTCCAAGGGCTGCAGCGTATTCAGGTCGATCGCGTCAAACTCCGCGGATACCGGCATCTCATCCGCGTCGCGGTCGTCCACCGGCAGCGCGCTGGCATCGAGGTACGGCGACAGGTCGTCAGCCACGGTCAGATCGGCGCTGTCGAGCACCGCGCTCGACGGCTCAGCAGCACCGTCGTCCGCTGCGACACCCGGCGCGCGCTCGTCCGGCTGGATCGATTCAACCGATCCGGTATCCGGCGTCGAGGGTTCGCCCTCGCCCGGCACCAACGGCCATCCGGCATCGAAGTAGCGCGAAAGATCATCGCTGGCGGTCAGCTCACCCACATCACGCCCGGCGTCGGTCGCCTCCGGTACCCGGACCTCGGCCGCGCGCAGCTCTGGCTCCGGCTCCGGCCCAATAAATCCGGTCACTGCATCGTCGGGTGCCGGTGACAGGGCATCGGTTGCGTCGGGCGCAGCGTCGAACGCGGGTTCGGCTTCCAGCGCCAGATCCTCTTCGTCCTCTTCCAGCCCGACCATCGGCCAGCGCGCTTCCGGCAGTTCCCCGGCCAGCGCCTGCAGGCGCTGAACCAGTGCTTCCTGCGGCGCGATCCGCGGCTGCTCGGCCTGCAGTGCTTCCATGGTCGCGGTGATCGCCTGCGCGGTCGCGTCCAGTGCAGCCACGCCCTCGTCACCAGGCACCACATCGGCGGCCAGCGCACGCTTGATGTAGGACTCGGCACCGCCGGTGACCGCGGTGATTTCCGGCACTTCGGTCATCGCGAAGGCGCCGTTCATGGTGTGCACCGCGCGCAGCAGCGCATCGCTCACCGGCTGCGGCGCCTGCTGCGCCGAGCGCAGCCAGTCCTGCAGGGTCGCCTGGTGGACTTCCACTTCAGCTTCCAGGATCTCGCGCAGCACGCTGTCGATGTTGGCCGGCGTGCCCGGCAGCTCGGGCGCAGCGTGATCTTCGGCCTGCACCGATGCGACGGCTTCGGCTTCGAGGATGCGGCTGATCTCGTCCTCGCCGTCGGCTTCGACCAGCGGGGCGGCGGGGGCGGCCGCAGCGGGCAACGGTACGTAATAGGTTTCCTCACCCGCACCGACGCGATCAGCAATGGCCTGCATCGCCTGCAGGTCCACGCTGATCCGCTGGCCATGGCGCAGTGCGGCGTTCAGCTGCGGCAGCGCGGCATGCGCGTTGTCGACCATGGCCAGCACCGCCGGTGTCGCCGGGCGGCTGCCGTCGAGCACGCGATTGAGCATGCCCTCGATCTTCCACGCAAACTCACCCAGGGTGCGTGCACCGACCAGTCGGCCACTGCCCTTGAGCGTGTGGAAGATACGGCGGATCGGCCGCAGCCGGTCCATGTTGTCCGACTGCATGCGCCATGCCGGCAGCAGCGTTCCGAGGTTGGCCAGTTCGTCGTCGAACTCTTCCAGGAACACCTCGCGGATGTCCTCGTCGATGTTCTCGGCATCGTCGTCGAACCCCGCCTCGAAGCCTGCTTCTGCACCGTCCGCGTCGCCCACGGCGACCGGCGCTTCCGCATCGGCCGGCGTCGCGGTTGCCTGCGGATTGAAGTCCGCGGCGGCCGCGCTCAGCTCGGCAAAGAACTGCGCGTCGGCTTCGCTGAAATCAATCGGCGCGATGGTGTCGATGTCGATCACCGATACTGCCGCTGCCGGCGCATCGGCAAGCGGTACGGGCATGTCCAGCGCCGCATCCACTGCGGGGGTGTCCGCTTCTGCAGCCACCGGCGCGTCATCCACCGCCGCCGGCGCGGTGGCATGATCGAGCTCCAGCGCGGGATGCAGCGCGGCGGCGTCCAGCGACAACGTTTCCATCGCATGCAGCGACAGCACGTCGTCGGCATTGTCCAGCGCATCGGCGTCGAAACGAAACACGACGTCGTCGTTTGCAGAAACCGCATCATGTTCGGCGGCCACGGGGTCGAACACCGGCGCGGCATCCGTCCCGGTATCGATGGCCAGCGTCGCGTCGACGGCGTCCCCGACGTCGAGGCCGGTTGTCGCATCGGACTGCACTGGCAGAGTTGCCTCCGACAGCGTCCACTGTGTGGCGGCCCCCTGCCCTGCATCGAGCTGTTCGAAACTGACCGGATCGAAGCTGGCAAACGTCGGACTGCGCTCATCGTCCGCTGGATCGAGCGGATCGGCCTCCGGATGGAACGATGCCAGATCCCATTGCGGGACCTCGGGTGCAGGTGCACTGGAAGCGGCAAAGACCAGCGGTGCATCCGACTCGTCACGCAGCGACAGCGGCGCGGAGGCGACGGATCCCAGCCCACCGAACACCAATCTGTTGTCCGCCGCTGCCGGCGAAGGCGTGGCCGGTGGCGGATCGAAGGTGAAGTCCGGCAGCGGTACCGGCACATCGCCGGGTGCCGGCGCGGCCGGCCGTACCGCGATCTCGATGGGCTCCGGCTGCAGTGCCTCGACCTGCAGCACGACCGGCTCGCGCTCGATCGACGGCGGCGCAGACGCGGCCGGCTCGGCGGCATCGCGGTCCGGCAGCGGCCAGTAGCGCAGCGCCTCAAGGCTGCTGCGCGTGATTTCAAGGATGTCCTCGCGCCCAGGACGGCGGTCGCGCAGGGCTTCCAGGTAGTACTCCAGGCTGGCCATGGCATCGGCCAGGGTGTCCAGCTGGCGGCCACTGGGCACGCGCTGGCGGCCGATCAGCTCGGCCTCGATGTACTGCTGCACGCCGCGCAGGTAATCGGCCGCGGTGCCCAGGTCGAGCATGCGCAGCGCACCGGCAACGTCACCCAGCAGGCGCGGCACGTCCTGCAGCTCGGCATGGTTCCAGCTGGTTTCGATGAAGGCGACGAAGTGCTCGCGTGCCGCAGCGAAGTTGGCGATGGCTTCATGGGCCAGCACCTCTACCGTGCGCCGGTTCTCCACGGCGCTCGGATCGTCCTCGCCACTGCCGCCAGCGCCCAGATGGGCCACCTGGTCATCCAGCGAGGCATCCACGTAGAGCAGCGCACCGGCGATATCCAGCAGCAGGTTCTCGTCGATCTGCTGGCGGCCTTCGACCACGCCACGCAGCGCGTCGCGCTGCTGCACGACCACGCCACGGGCCACGCCCAGGCCCATCATGCCCAGCGTATCGGCCACCGCCCCCAGTTCGTTGGCCTGGGTCTGCAGCTGTTCCGGGGCACCGCCGGTACGCAGGTGCAGGTCCAGCGCATCCTTGATGCGCAGCAGTTCTTCCTTCACCGCACTGCCCACGGTATCGAGCAGCTCGCGGTTGCGCCCGCTCAGGCTGCCACGCGCGTGGTCCAGCTCGGCCTCGGTGGCGGTGACGCTGTCCGGCGCGAAGGCCAGCAGCACGCTGTCATGCACGCCTTCCTCGCCACGCGCGGCGCGGATCTCGTTGAGCAGCGGCATCAGCACGATCGGAATGTCGCGATGACCGTTCTGCAGGCGCTCCAGGTAGTCGGGCAGCAGCACGCTGCCGCGCATCAGGGTCGCGCACGCTTCATCGCGATCGGACACGCGTCCGCCGCCAATGGCGTTGGCCAGCTGCTCCAGTTCTTCGGCCACCATCGCCGGGGCATACAGTTCAACCATGCGCAGGGTGCCCTGCACCTGGTGCAGGTAGCCGGCGCAGATGCGCATGCGGCTGGCGTCGGTCGGGTCTTCCGCGTAGTACTCGACCTCGTTGCGCACCTGGCGCAGGGTCTCGTCCAGCTCGGGCTTGACCCAGCCCAGCGCTGCGTGGCTCATCGCATCGCGCAGACTGTTCATGGACGCGCTCCGTTCGCCGCCGCGCGGAGGCCGCGCGAGTTCTGACGTGGGGAATGGAAATGCTTCATCGAGGGGTTCCTTGCTCGCCGCCTGCCCGCGTCACGCCGGCAGCTTGAAGTCGGCGACCGAACGGCGCAGGTCCGCCGCCAGCTGCGCGAGGTGGCCGATCGATTCGGCGGTCTGCCCGGCACCCTGCGAGGTCTGGCCGGTGATCTGCCGGATCACGCCCATGGTACGGGTGATGTCCGAGGCGGCGGCCGACTGCTGCTGGGCGGCGATGGAGATGTTCTTGATGAGGGTGTTCAGTGCATTGGACACGCGCTCGATTTCGGTCAGCGCGGTGCCGGCGTCCTCGGCCAGGCGTGCACCGGACACCACTTCGGCGGTGGTCTGTTCCATCGAGGTGACCGCTTCGTTGGTATCGGCCTGAATCGCCTGCACCAGGTTTTCGATGCGTCGGGTCGCGCCGGAGGTACGTTCCGCCAGTCGCTGCACTTCGTCGGCCACGACCGCGAAGCCGCGGCCCGCTTCACCGGCCGAAGCCGCCTGCACCGCCGCGTTCAACGCCAGGATGTTGGTCTGCTCGGAAATGTCGTTGATCAGTTCCACGATCGAGCCGATTTCCTGCGACGACTCGCCCAGGCGCTTGATGCGCTTGGAGGTCTCCTGGATCTGGTCGCGGATCTGGTCCATGCCCTGGATGGTCTCGCGCACCACGCCTGCACCCTCGGCGGCGATCACCACCGAGCGCTGTGCCACGTCGGCCGACTCGGCCGAGTTGCGCGACACCTGTTCGATGCTCGCCGCGATTTCGCCGATGCGGTCCGAAGCCGAAGTGATCTGGTTGGCCTGGTGGCCCGCCGCCTCTGCCAGCTGCATGGCGGTGGCCTGGGTTTCCTGGGTGGACACCGCAACCTTGGCCGAGGTGTCGTTGATGGTGGTCACCAGGTGGCGCAGCTCGTCGACCGCGTAATTGATTGCGTCGGCGATGGCGCCGGTCATGTCCTCGGTCACCGAGGCCTTCACCGTCAGGTCACCTTCACCGAGCGAGGAAATTTCGTCCAGCAGCCGCATGATCGCCTGCTGGTTGCGGCTGTTGAATTCCACCTGGGTCTGGTAACGCAGTTCCTGCTCGCGCGAGCGGCTGCGCACGTTGGTGGAGACGAAGCCGATGATCGCGATCAGCGACAGCGCACCAGAGACCACGCCGATCCAGAAGTTCGGGAACAGGCGGGTATCGGACACCGAGCCGAACGAGGAGAACGCTTCGAACAGCTTGCGGCTGTCGTCAAGCATGTGCGCCGACCCCTGGCCCAGCGCGGTGGCGGCCGACTGCGCGGCGAACAGCTGGCGCGAGCTGGCCAGGATCGCATCGGCGTCCTGCTTCATCGCCTGCCACTTCTGCTGGGACTGTTCCAGCGCAGCAATGGCGGCGGCGCCGCGCACGGCGGTGATGCCCAGTTCCTCGTTGCCGTTGCGCAGGCCGTCGAGCACCTGCGAGAACACGGTGATGTCGCGCGCCAGCGCATCGCCGGCAGTCGCTGCGGCACTGCCACCGGCACGCATCTCGGTCACGCGGCGCGCCATCGAACCGGCTACCACGACCTGCTGCAGTGCGCTGTACACCTGCGCCGACGGTGCGCCGGAGGCGGACATCGCGCGCACCAACTCGTTCAGCTGGGCCTGCAGGCCCGGCACCGCGCCGCTGAAGTTGTTGGCGTTGCCGGCCAGCGCCAGCACCGCCGGCTCGCTGGCGACCAGCTGGCCGGCCTGCTTGCCCAGCGGCGCCCAGGTTTCAGCCAGCGTGGTGATCGCGCCGGACACGCCCGGTTCCTTGCCGTAGCGCCCCTGCAGGATCGATACGTTCTGTTCGATCGCGTTGCGGGTCGCCTTGAAAGCGGTGAACGCCTGCGCGTTGCCGCCGACGGCATCACGGCCCTGGTTGGCCAGCTGCTGCGACAGCACCTGGAGGTCGGCGGCCTTGGAGCCGGCATCGGCCAAGCGGCTGCCCTGCCAGGTGGCGACGCCGGTGTTGACGCCGAACAGGATCATCGATGCCAGCAGCAGGAACAGCCAGAGGTTGCTGCCGCCCAGCCGCAGCTTGCCGGATTTGGTGGCGTCCGAAGCAGTACTCATCGTTCAACCTCGATCTTCAATGCAGGGGGCGATGCCCGGCCTCAGGCCGCGGCTTGCCGGAATTCAGGGGTGCGCGACAGCAGCGAGAGCGAGAACACGCCCCAGTCATGGCCGTCGGCATGGAAGGCGCGGTCAACGAAATGGCCGTAGCGCCCTTCGGCAAGCATGCCGGCTTCGATCTGCTGGTCCAGTTCGAAACTGCGCTGGCCGAACAGCTCATCGATGGTCAGCGCGACGTCGCCGCCGGCCTGGCGCATGATCAGCACGCGCTGGCCTTCCTGCTGCACGGTACGCGTGCCTTCCAGGAAGTACTTCAGGTCGACCACCGGGAACAGGTTGCCGCGCAGGTTGCCCACGCCCAGCAGCCACGGCTGAGCGCACGGCACCGGGGTGACCGGCGGCATCGGCACGATTTCCACCACTTCGCGGAAATCGGACACCAGCCGACGCTGCCCGACGCGGTAACCCACGCCACGCCAGAGGTCCTGCGCGAACTGCCGCTCGGGCAGCTGCACCGCGTGGGCCAGGCTGCGCCGCTCGTAGGCTTCGAGGATGTCGAAGGGCGAGCGCATCAGGCCACCAGCTCGTTGATCCGCGCGATCAGTTCATCCTCGCGCGGCGGCTTGACGATGTAATCGGCCGCGCCCTGGCGCAGGCCCCAGGCCTTGTCGGTTTCCATCGCCTTGGTGCTGACGATGATCACCGGGATGTGCTTGATCGCTGCGTCACGGGCCATCGCCCGGGTCGCCTGGAAGCCGCTCATGCCGGGCAGGACCACGTCCATCAGCACCAGCTGCGGCACCTGGTCGCGCACCAGCTGCAGTCCATCCTCGGCGTTGTCCGCTTCCAGCACCTCGTGGCCGGCACGGCGCAGCCACTGGGTGAACACCGCGCGGTCGGTCGGTGAATCCTCGATCAGAACGATACGAGCCATTGTGCCTTTCCCCCCTGGTCAGGCGTTGACGTATGTGCGGATGGCACCCAGCAGTTCTTCACGCGTGAAAGGCTTCGTCAGGTATTGCTCCGAGCCGACGATGCGTCCCCGCGCCTTGTCGAACAGGCCATCCTTGGACGAGAGCATGATGACCGGGGTCGCCTTGAACAGCTGGTTGCCCTTGATCAGCGCGCAGGTCTGGTACCCGTCCAGGCGCGGCATCATGATGTCGACGAAGATGATCTGCGGTTGCTGGTCTGCGATCTTCGCAAGCGCTTCGAAGCCGTCGGTGGCGGTGACCACCTCGCAGCCTTCGCGCTTGAGCAGCGTTTCCGCAGTCCTGCGGATGGTCTTCGAATCATCGATGACCATCACCCGGAGTCCTGCGAGTTCCCCGCCCGCAGTCGTGTTTTCAGTCATTGCCTATCCCCAAGCGCACGGCCCGATCTCAGGCGGGGGCCGCTACGAAAGCGTATCTATATCGCACTTTCCGCGCCCGCTTCAAGGCCGCCCCATGGCGCAGGGCATGGCACCCTCCTGAACGTGACGGGTTTCGCAATGAGTGCGCGGGCGCCGGGCGGACGCAGCGTTGCAGTACGGCGGGGAGGCGCGCGACCGGCGTTGCCGCTACCATCAACGCCTTGCCTGACAGGTGCGCCCATGCCGTTGAACGTCATCGTGGTGATGGACCCCATCGCCCACATCAAGATCGCCAAGGACACCACCTTCGCCATGCTGCTGGAAGCCCAGCGCCGCGGCCATGCCCTGCACTATGTGCGCCCGGGCGGCCTGGCCCTGGAGGGCGGCGTGGCGGTGGCCCAGACCGCACCATTGCAGGTGCGCGACGACCCGGCCGGCTGGTATGAGCTGGGCGCATTCAGCCGCACCGAATTCGGCCCCGGCCAGATCGTACTGATGCGCAAGGACCCACCGGTCGACGCCGAGTACATCTATGACACCCAGGTGCTGGATGTGGCCGCAGCGGCCGGCGCCTGCGTGGTCAACAACCCGCAGGGGCTGCGCGACTACAACGAGAAGCTGGCCGCGCTGCTGTTCCCGCAGTGCTGCCCGCCCACCCTGGTCAGCCGCGACGCCAAGGCGTTGAAGGCCTTCGCCCTTGAGCATGGCCAGGCCGTGCTGAAGCCGCTGGACGGCATGGGCGGGCGCTCGATCTTCCGCAGCGGCCAGGGCAACCCGAACCTGAACGTGATCCTGGAAACGCTGACCGACGGCGGCCGCAAGCTGGCCCTGGCACAGAAGTTCATCCCCGACATCACCGCCGGCGACAAGCGCATCCTGCTGGTGGACGGCGAACCGGTGGACTACTGCCTGGCCCGCATTCCGCAGGGCGACGAGTTCCGCGGCAACCTCGCCGCCGGCGGCCGCGGCGAAGGCCGCCCGCTGAGCGAGCGCGACCGCTGGATCGCCGCCCAGGTTGGCCCGGAGATGAAGCGCCGCGGCATGCGCTTCGTCGGCCTGGACGTGATCGGCGATTACCTGACCGAGGTCAACGTGACCAGCCCGACCTGCGTGCGCGAACTGGACGCGCAGTATGGCCTGAACATTGCCGGCACCCTGTTCGACGCGCTCGAGGCCGGCCTGCGCTGATGGAAGCCGCACCTGCCGTCCTGCCCCCGGCGCCGCGCGAAGCGCAACGGCTGGGGGCGACCATCGCGCTGTCGGTACTGGTCCACGCCCTACTGATCCTGGGCGTGGGCTTTGCGGTGAAAGGCGATGCGCCGCTGGTGCCGACGCTGGAGGTGATCTTCAGCCAGACCCGCACCGCGCTGACGCCGAAGCAGGCTGATTTTCTTGCCGCCGCCAGCCAGGAAGGCGGTGGCGAGGATGACCGCGCGCAGCGCCCGCGCGACAACCAGGCCGGCATCGTGCCGCAGGCGCAGTCCGGGCTGAGCCCGGTTCCGCAGCAACAGCAATCGGCCGCGCCGGTTCCGCCGCCGCAGGCACGGGTGGTCAGCAGCCGCAACGGCCAGGACACGGTGGCACAGGCGCAGGCTCAGCCCACCCCGGAACGCCCCGAGCCGGACGCACCGTTGACCGCACGCGAGCAGCGCGACGTGGAGATGGCGCGGCTGGCGGCTGAAGTGCACCTGCGTTCGGCGCAGTACGCCAAGCGTCCGAACCGCAAGTTCGTGTCGGCCAGCACGCGCGAATATGCCTATGCCAATTACCTGCGCGCCTGGGTGGACCGTGCCGAGAAGGTGGGCAACCTGAACTATCCGGACGAGGCGCGGCAGCGCCGCCTCGGTGGCCAGGTGGTGATCAGCGTGGGAGTGCGCCGCGATGGCAGCGTGGAGAGCAGCCGGATCCTGCGTTCGAGCGGGACGCCGTTGCTGGATGAGGCGGCGCTGCGGGTGGTGAAACTGGCGCAGCCGTTCCCGCCGTTGCCGAAGACCGAAGACGAGATCGACATCCTGCAGGTGACCCGCACCTGGGTGTTCCTGCCGGGCGGCACCCTGCACGACGACCGGTAGGGGTTCGTTGCCCGGGCCTGCGGCCCGGGACCCGCTGCAAAGCCAGAGCAACGGCAACAGCCAAAGCAGCGGTCGGGATGTTGGGCTTGGCGGGGCGGTGTGGGCTTGCAGGACACGCCGTAAACCCCCCTCTGGGGTCCGGCCCAGCCGCTGGCGGCTGGGCCGGACCCCAGAGGGGGACTTGCAGCGCCCCCTGCGCAGCCCACCCGCTCGGACAACCTCACGAATCCGCGATCAACGCCCCGCCACGAGGGGCTCAGCCGTTGGCCTTCGCCTTCGCCTCACGCGCGGCCTGCTGCTCGGCCAGGGTCAGTGCCACGTTGTCACGCAGGTACGCGGGCTCGACCTTCTCCGGCGCAATCGCCTCGCCACGCGCGAACGCCGGCACCGCGAGTGCCAGCACGTCCGACGCCCGCGGCAATGCCGTGGCATCGAATCCACGAAGGCCGCTGCCCAGCTGCGCCACCAGCGCGCCGTCGGCCGCACCGAAGCCGGTGCCCACGCCATAGGCCGACAAACCTTCCGGCAACGCCACTGCATCCGGTGCGCACACACGCTCGCCGTCGCGCGCGACCGGCAGGCCGTCAACACGCTCGAAGCGCGCAACGTACAACTCCCCCATCCGTGCGTCGATCGCCGACAGGATCTGCGTTTCTTCTGCCGGTGCCCGCAGCGCCAGCACCTGCAGCGTCGATACCGGCAGCAGCGGACGGTCCAGCGCCAGTGCGATGCCCTGCGCGATGGCGATCGCCAGGCGCACGCCCGTGAACGCACCAGGGCCGCGGCTGAGCGCGATGCCGTCCAGCTGGCGGCGGCTGATGCCGGCTTCGGCCAGCAGCGCCTCGGCCCACGGCAGGCTCAGTTCGGCATGCCGGCGCGGGGCGATCTCGAAGCGTTCCAGCACCTGCCCATCGACATGCAGGGCAACGGAACAGGCTTCGGTGGCGGTTTCAAAGGCGAGCAGTTTCATCGGATCAGGTCAGAACAGGGGGAACGTGGCACCGGGCGCCGGTTCCGGGCCCGCCGGCGGGGCGGTGGCTGGAACGGCATCATCGGCCACGGGCGCCCATTGTGGCGTAAAGAAGGCCTGCACATCGGCCAGGCTGCGGGTGCGGCGGAACGGCGGCAGTGAATCGAGGAAGACCCGGCCGTAACCCCGATTGAGCAGGCGCGGGTCGCACAGCACCAGCACACCACGGTCGCTCTCGCTGCGGATCAGGCGGCCGACCCCCTGCTTCAACGCGATCACCGCCTGTGGCAGCTGCTCGTCGCGGAACGGGTTGCCGCCCTGGCTGCGGATCGCCTCCAGACGCGCCTCGTACACCGGGTCGTCCGGGGCGGCAAAGGGCAGCTTGTCGATCATCACCACGCTCAGCGCTTCGCCGACCACGTCCACGCCCTCGCGGAAACTGGCCGAGCCCAGCAGTACGCCATTGCCCGATTCGCGGAAGCGCTGCAGCAGCGTCGCGCGCGGTGCCTCACCCTGCACGAACAACGGCCATGGCCCATCGCGCAGTGCCTCGGCAGCCTCACGCAGGGCGCGATGCGAAGCGAACAGCAGGAACGCCCTGCCCTGCGATGCCTGCAGCACCGGGCGCAGGCTCTGGATCAGCGCGGTCCCGAAACCACGCGCGGCCGGATCAGGCAGGCCTTCGGGCAGATAGCACAACGCCTGCTCCGGCCAGTTGAACGGGCTGGGTTGGACCAGCGTATGCGGATCATCCAGGCCCAGGCGCGTAGCGATGTGATCGAAGCCCCCGCCAACGGTCAGCGTCGCCGAGGTGAAGATCCATGCTGCCCGGCTGCGCTCGCGGTGTTCGCGCAGCGGGCCGGACACATCCATGGGCGTGCGTTGGCAACGGAACCCGCGTGGTGTCAGCTCATACCAGAGCACATCGGCAGCACCTGCCGCTTCTGCAGGATCGGTATCGAAATCCAGTGTGGGCTCGTCTTCCCCCAGCCAGCGGCTGAGCCGCGAAACGGCCTCGCGCGCACGCGCATGGCAGGCATCGAGGCCGGCAGCCGCCTCGCGCAGCGGCTGCAGCGCCTGCTCCAGGGTCACCAACCCCGCCATCACCGCATCGAATCCGTCCCGCACCTGTGGCATCGCCAGCGCTCGCCATTGCGTGCCACGCGGGGGCAGCCCTTCCATCGCCGCGCGCAGCGCCAGCAGCGACTGCTGCAGCTGGTCGACCGGTTCCTGCAGCGCCGAC
This genomic interval from Stenotrophomonas sp. 57 contains the following:
- a CDS encoding Hpt domain-containing protein, producing the protein MNSLRDAMSHAALGWVKPELDETLRQVRNEVEYYAEDPTDASRMRICAGYLHQVQGTLRMVELYAPAMVAEELEQLANAIGGGRVSDRDEACATLMRGSVLLPDYLERLQNGHRDIPIVLMPLLNEIRAARGEEGVHDSVLLAFAPDSVTATEAELDHARGSLSGRNRELLDTVGSAVKEELLRIKDALDLHLRTGGAPEQLQTQANELGAVADTLGMMGLGVARGVVVQQRDALRGVVEGRQQIDENLLLDIAGALLYVDASLDDQVAHLGAGGSGEDDPSAVENRRTVEVLAHEAIANFAAAREHFVAFIETSWNHAELQDVPRLLGDVAGALRMLDLGTAADYLRGVQQYIEAELIGRQRVPSGRQLDTLADAMASLEYYLEALRDRRPGREDILEITRSSLEALRYWPLPDRDAAEPAASAPPSIEREPVVLQVEALQPEPIEIAVRPAAPAPGDVPVPLPDFTFDPPPATPSPAAADNRLVFGGLGSVASAPLSLRDESDAPLVFAASSAPAPEVPQWDLASFHPEADPLDPADDERSPTFASFDPVSFEQLDAGQGAATQWTLSEATLPVQSDATTGLDVGDAVDATLAIDTGTDAAPVFDPVAAEHDAVSANDDVVFRFDADALDNADDVLSLHAMETLSLDAAALHPALELDHATAPAAVDDAPVAAEADTPAVDAALDMPVPLADAPAAAVSVIDIDTIAPIDFSEADAQFFAELSAAAADFNPQATATPADAEAPVAVGDADGAEAGFEAGFDDDAENIDEDIREVFLEEFDDELANLGTLLPAWRMQSDNMDRLRPIRRIFHTLKGSGRLVGARTLGEFAWKIEGMLNRVLDGSRPATPAVLAMVDNAHAALPQLNAALRHGQRISVDLQAMQAIADRVGAGEETYYVPLPAAAAPAAPLVEADGEDEISRILEAEAVASVQAEDHAAPELPGTPANIDSVLREILEAEVEVHQATLQDWLRSAQQAPQPVSDALLRAVHTMNGAFAMTEVPEITAVTGGAESYIKRALAADVVPGDEGVAALDATAQAITATMEALQAEQPRIAPQEALVQRLQALAGELPEARWPMVGLEEDEEDLALEAEPAFDAAPDATDALSPAPDDAVTGFIGPEPEPELRAAEVRVPEATDAGRDVGELTASDDLSRYFDAGWPLVPGEGEPSTPDTGSVESIQPDERAPGVAADDGAAEPSSAVLDSADLTVADDLSPYLDASALPVDDRDADEMPVSAEFDAIDLNTLQPLDLDDADGNVFDDAAALPLDSGLSSLQDEMAAPGFAEPVTLAAALEAGLHVIDEEQAPADDGQWPVLGLQASELAPGEAEAFAMDADVGGEAAVGEGESAGQPSPATVDEEIAADAPQASNEPMRFFELEDAPGQGTAHADAAPIEPEAAANAPTHDEAGALEDSADGADALDFSVYDRELVDIFVEEGKDLLDHCDGLISELRDAPQDREVLAGLQRDLHTLKGGARMAGINAIGDLGHSIESLLEAVAAGRTEIERRDVQLLERGFDRLHQLLTRTGAHRVVEPAQDLVEAFEVRTATDIAVAARAATGAADVAPVQAAAPPPLAVADAPLSAPLPAEGAVEEDPLARPQQEQVRVRADLLDRLVNHAGEVAIYRSRLEQQLGAFRGAMGELERTNARLRDQLRRLDLETEAQIVARYQREQDQADQKFDPLELDRFSTLQQLSRALNESAADLGGLQGVLDDLSRQYDSLLQQQSRVSSELQDGLMRARMVPFDGLVPRLRRVVRQSGMDTGKQVHLTLEGTHGELDRNVLDRMVAPLEHMLRNSVAHGLEAPEQRRAAGKPEEGEIAIRLHREGSEIVLEVADDGAGLDREAIRRRAIDRGLLAADAQPGEQELDNLIFASGFSTADQVSQLAGRGVGMDVVRNEVRQLGGSVDIQSVRGQGVRFTLRLPQTLAVTQAVFVQIGETTFAVPVASVSGIGRLSRERFEAADSSYRYSGEDYPLYDLGSLVGQAPARADGQDQVPLLLVRAGDLRAAVAIDQVLGNREIVVKPVGLQIASVPGIYGATITGDGRVVVILDVAPLVRRFLANPTLPVLASTPRQERQVPLVMVVDDSLTMRKVTGRILERHNFEVSVARDGVEALERLEERVPDLMLLDIEMPRMDGYELATAMRADPRYKDVPIVMITSRSGDKHRQRAFEIGVQRYLGKPYQELDLMRNVYDLLGIARVRE